CAAACAGAGAAACTACAGACGTTTAATAAAGACACAGCAGCTCTGAGACAACATCCAACACGTCGGAATTGGAGGGATGGGGAAGACCACACTGGCCAAGTTGGTGTACAATGATGATAGGATAAAACATCACTTTCAATTGAGAATGTGGGTTTACATATCGGAAAAGTTCTATCTAAAGCAGATCCTGCAAAAGATTCTCGTGCCGGCTGCTCAAGAGAACGTTACGCTTGCCCAGTCAACAGCCATTCAGAGCATACATCTTATGGGAGTCGAGCAGTTGCAGGCGAACCTGCAACAAATCATAAAAGATAAGAAGTTCGTACTCGTGTTAGATTATGTGTGGAACGAAAACCGTCTCCGATGGAATGAGTTGAGAGATCTTCTCATAGGTGGTGCTAAAGGTAGCAGCATAATCGTGACATCGCGTAGCTCGAAGGCTGCATCCACGGGGGGCACATGTTATGAGCACAAGTTAAGAGGGCTCTCACCTAGCAACTGTATGTCCTTATTCAAGAAATCATTCGAGGATGGGCCCATTAGTGTAACAAATGCTGAGCTCCAAATTATAGCGTGCCAAATCGTGTCAAATGCGGCGGTGTGCCACTCGTGGTTAAAGCTCTGGGAGGATTGCTCTCTAATACTGAGGTAAGTTGCTGGGGATCCCTCAGAAATGAGAATATATTAACAACGCTGCAGAATGAAGACAATATCTTATCGATAATCAAACTGAGTTACGATCATCTGCCACCTCATCTGAAGAGATGCTTTGCCTTCTGCTCACTTTTTCCGAAggattatatatttcttaaaaGAACTTTAGGTCTTTATTGGAATGTAGCTGGACTTCTTACAACTTCAAATCGTAACCTAAAGCCCGAGAAGGTATGTGATCAATACATAAAAGAGTTGGTTGCAAGATCATTCTTTCAAGAACCCGAGGACTACAAAGGAAATTTCTTGTTTAAAATGCATGATCTTGTGCACGACCTAGCTGTGTCTGTCAGTAAGAACGAGTTTTCATGGGTacattctcaaactccaagcATTTCACAGAGACTGCGGCACGTATCCTTCTTTGACAGTGGCTCAAACAACCCACTGGCACATGTGCCACCATTCTTGAACCAGCAAACGAGCTTGGAAACACTTCTTTCCCATTCAAGCGTATTATGGATTTCAGGGGAGGTTCTGGAAGCATGTATCTCTAATTGTAAGTACCTGCGACAACTAGACTTGCGGAAGTCCATTTTCGAGGTCTTGCCCAGTTCCATCAACACCTTAAAGCATTTGAGGTATCTAGACATAAGTGACAATCTCAAAATCAAGACATTACCGCAATCAGTTTGCAACCTGCAGAGCCTGGAAGTGTTAGGGCCTCATGGATGTCGGAGCCTTGAAGAACTGCCAAGAGATATGTGGAAGCTAATCAGCCTGCGGATGTTGTCAATAACCACGAAGCAGAAGAGCCTAAAGAATACGGGACTAGATCGCTTGAGGTTAAGACGTCTAGAAATAGTGGAATGCCATAATCTAGAATCTTTGTTCGAAGGGATGAATATGGAAGGCCTCACTGCTCTTGAATACTTGAACATCCGTAATTGCACGAATCTGTCATCCATTCCCACGGATAGTTTAAAGTTTCAGACCTCCCTGGAGGTTCTACAACTTTTTAGCTGCAAAAAGCTTGATCTGTACATGGCGGAGGAAGAGATCTTCCCCTCGTGCCTACAGGCTACAGACATTGATCATTTTTGGGTTGCCGAGAATGCTAACCTCACCGGAATGGTTCCAAGGAGCTGCTAGCACCTTACAGCATCTAGGTATCTTGCAATGTCAGCAACTAAAGGGATTGCCCGAGTGGCTCCGTAAGTTCTCACATCTGGAAGTACTCGGAATTGGTGGGTGTAATGGCCTATTGACCCTACCTGATGGAGTCCGAGGCCTGTCCACCCTCAGAACTCTGATAATTGTTTCTGACAATGAGTTGGGTAGAAGATGTCAACCGAACGGGCGAGACTGGCACAAGATTGCTCATATTCCGAAGGTCCTAGTTGATTTTAGGAATGTTAGAGACCCGGAAGGTATGCATGGTTCGTGTTGTTCTCTTTTACTGAAAAACAGCTGAAAAAGAAGCAGCAGAGTAGAGAGAAcgcagagaaaaaaaaaacagttctATTTTTGAGGAAGAAGAATAGGATATACTTTCATTGATTAACTGCattatataaaaacaaatgaGCTGAACAACCTCAGCTTTCTTTTCTCACTAACTTAGCAACAACTTAACTGCTTCCTAAATACATGGCCTAGTGCTATGACTGATTCAACTAAAGCAACTGAacattaaaacaaaaatatcaaaagtAGAAATTGCAGCCTTGAGACATAACTGACAAACTCCTCCTGGATCAAGAGCTGCAAACACCCAACTTGTCCCTTAATGTTTTAAAACGACCAGCACTAAGGGACTTAGTAAATATATCTGCAATTTGGTCTTCTGAGCTGCAATACAGCAGCTTTACTTCACCTGTCTGCTGCATTTCTCTAAGAACATAATACTTGATCTTGAAATGTTTGGTTCTTCCATGAAACACTGGGTTCAATGAGATGGCTAAGGCAGCTTGATTGTCTACAAACACTCCTGTGCTTCCCTCTTGCTTTAAATGCAAATCTTCCATCAGTTTCCTTAGCCACACTGCTTGATTCACTGCTGATGTAGCTGCAATGAACTCAGCTTCAGCAGTCGATTGGGCAACCAATTCTTGCTTCCTTGAGCACCAAGAGAAACATGCTGACCCAAACATAAAGCAGTAACCAGATGTGCTCTTCATGTCATCTAATGAGCCACCCCAATCACTATCAGAATAACCGAACAGCTCAAACTTCTCAACTCTGCTGAACTTGATCCCAAATGCAAGTGTTCCCTTCAGGTATCTCAATACTctttttgcagcaatcatatGAGTTTCACTGGCACAATTAAGAAACCTGGATAAAACACTTACTGAGTACATTATGTCTGGTCTAGAAGAGGTGATATACATCAAACATCCAACTAAGCTCCTGTACTGCTTCCCATCTGCAGGGTCTCCTCCATCCATCTTCTGAAGTTTCTCCTTCTGGTTCATTGGAGTGCTCACACTCTTGCATTCCTCCATATTGAACCTCTTTAGAACCTCCTTTACATATTTCTTCTGGCATAAGAACACCTCATTCTGTCCCTGCTTGATCTCCATGCTCAGAAAATAATGCATCTCACCAAGATCAGTCATTTCAAACTGATCCATCATGTCTCTCTTGAATGCTTCAATTAGAGCAGTATTACTTCCCGTCACCaacatatcatcaacataaaGAGAGACTATAACCAGTTCAGTTTCAGATTTCTTCACATAGAGGGTGGCTTCACTTGGACTCTTGATGAAGCCTAAGGTCAGTAGATAATCATCTATCTTACTGTACCATGCTCTAGGggcttgcttcagtccataaagAGCCTTCTTCAGCAGATAAACCTTATCTTCTTGGTCTGGAATAATGAAGCCTTCTGGTTGTTCAACATAAATTTCTTCTTCCAACACTCCATTCAAAAATGCTGATTTTACATCTAGTTGAAATACCTTCCAATTCTGCTGGGCTGAAATGGCTAGCAGCATTCTAATTGTATCTAATCTAGCGACAAGTGCAAATGTTTCTGAAAAATCAATTCCCCATACCTGAGCATATCCCTTCACCACCAATCTAGCTTTGTGCTTATTTATCGAGCCATCAGGATTGAGCTTTGTCCTAAAGACCCACTTGACTCCAATTACTCTTCTATTAGTAGGCTTCTCAACCAGCTCCCAAGTCTGATTCTTCTCAATCACGGCCAATTCTTCTTTCATGGCTTCTATCCATTTTTCATCATTCTTAGCTTCCTCAAATCCTGCAGGTTCTGGAACAGCCACATTGCACCTCTGGTATATATTAGTCAAAGATCTCGTACCTCTAATTGGAACATCATCCACCAGCTCAGTAGGGTCAAGTAGAACCTGTTCTTCTCTGGTCCCCTCCTTTTCTGTCCAGTCCCACTTCTCATCTTCTAAAAATTGAACATCCCTGCTGATAACAATCTTCTTCGTATGTGGATGATATATTCTATAGGCCTTAGATATCAAGTTGTAGCCTACAAAGATTCCCTACTCACTCTTCTCTTCCAGCTTGTTCCTCTTGACTTGTGGAACATGAGAAAAACATAGGCAGCCAAATACTTTCAAattcttcagatttggcttcctATCAAACCAAGCTTCAAATGGTGTCTTTTTCT
The sequence above is drawn from the Punica granatum isolate Tunisia-2019 chromosome 5, ASM765513v2, whole genome shotgun sequence genome and encodes:
- the LOC116207913 gene encoding putative disease resistance protein RGA4; this translates as MGKTTLAKLVYNDDRIKHHFQLRMWVYISEKFYLKQILQKILVPAAQENVTLAQSTAIQSIHLMGVEQLQANLQQIIKDKKFVLVLDYVWNENRLRWNELRDLLIGGAKGSSIIVTSRSSKAASTGGTCYEHKLRGLSPSNCMSLFKKSFEDGPISVTNAELQIIACQIVSNAAVCHSWLKLWEDCSLILSGSNNPLAHVPPFLNQQTSLETLLSHSSVLWISGEVLEACISNCKYLRQLDLRKSIFEVLPSSINTLKHLRYLDISDNLKIKTLPQSVCNLQSLEVLGPHGCRSLEELPRDMWKLISLRMLSITTKQKSLKNTGLDRLRLRRLEIVECHNLESLFEGMNMEGLTALEYLNIRNCTNLSSIPTDSLKFQTSLEVLQLFSCKKLDLYMAEEEIFPSCLQATDIDHFWVAENANLTGMVPRSC